DNA from Rubripirellula lacrimiformis:
AATGCAGTGATCACGGATTGCACTACCTGGACGCGCCGATCTCTGGTGGCGCTGCAAAAGCCGCCAACGGTCAACTTTCGATCATGGCGGCCGGCTCGGATGCAGCCTTTGATGCGGCGGCTCCCGCCCTTGATGCGATGGCCGAAACGGTGTTCCGGCTAGGGGATGTTGGTGCAGGGTCGGCGATGAAGGCGATCAACCAACTGTTGGCGGGAGTCCACATTGCTGCGATGGCCGAAGCGATCACCTTTGGCATGACCCAGGGGGTGTCGCCGGAAAAGTTTCTGGAAGTGATCCCGCAATGCGCCGGAACCAGTTGGATGTTGGAAAACCGAGCACCCCATATCGTCGCCGGCGACTATACCCCGCTAAGCCAGATCAATATCTGGCCCAAGGACCTGGGCATTGTTCTGGACATCGCACGCGATGCCAAATTTGCCGCTCCGCTGACCGCTGCGGCATTGCAACAGTTTCTGGCTGCCGCCGGCATGGGAATGGGCGGGATGGATGATGCGGCCGTTGCCAAGGTCTACGCTCGAAGTGCTGGGCTAACCTTGCCGGGGGAAATGTGATGCTGTTGGGTTGGATCGACGATGATTGGACCGACCGTTCCGATCTGGGCAACACCGTGATTGACGCCTTGGCAAAGTGTGACATGCCAGCGGATCGTTGCCGCCACTTTCCCCACGTTGTGGCTGCACAATCGGTTCAGGTCGTTGTCAAAGCCTTTGATCAAGAGTGGATGGCATGACCCGATTTTCCGCCAATCTTGGATTCTTGTGGACCGATCGACCTTTGCCCGACGCGATCCGCGCCGCCAAGGCAGCCGGTTTCGACGCAGTGGAATGTCACTGGCCTTATGACACCCCCGCAAGCGAGGTGAAGAGGGCGTTGGTGGAAACCGGTCTTCCCATGTTGGGATTGAACACCGTTCGCGGCGATGTTGGTGCGGGCCAGATGGGGCTCAGTGCCCTGCCCGGCCGTCGCGATGACGCGGTGTCCGCCATCGAACAGGCGGTGTCCTACGCGGACGAAACGGGGACAAAGGCGGTGCATGTCATGGCCGGCATATCCGAGGGTGCCGAAGCCGAGGCGATCTTCATCGAGAACCTTTCCGTCGCCTGCGATCTGGCGATGCGCCGTAGATTGACCATTTTGATCGAACCGTTGAACGCCTTCGATGCACCAGGATACTTTCTTCGATGCACCCAGCAGGCGAAGTCTCTGATCGAGCATGTTAACGCGCCGAACCTGAAACTGATGTTCGATTGTTATCACGTCGGTCGCACCGAAGTCGATGTGCCCACAACGCTGAACAAAATGATGCCGGTGATCGGACATGTTCAATTTGCCGCCGTCCCCGATCGCGGCCCCCCCGATCACGGTGACGTTGATTACCGACCGATATTTTCCCAGATCGCGGGTCTTGGTTGGGACCAACCCTTGGGCGCCGAATACAAGCCCGGCGGTGACACCGATGCGTCGCTTGGTTGGATGGTCAAGTTTCGCTGATCGATTGCACGCTTTGTTGTGCATAGGTTTGCAGGCGATCCTTGAAGGCCTCGACCAATCGGCTTTGAAACCGATAAGGATTCCAGATCACGGCGATCTTTCGAGTCGGCTTCTTTCCACTCAGCGACCGGTAAACACGTCGGTTGCTGTCATCAAGGATTCTTGCCATCGCTGGGATCATGGACACACCGTGCGACAGGGATACCAGTTCTTGAACCATGGTCAGCTGACTGGTCCGTTCGACCGCCACGGGTTGAAACGATCGTTGGCGACAGAAGGTAACGATGTTGTCCGAAAGGCAGTGGGCTTCGCCAAGCAGCACAAATGGCAGCGGCTCGATGTCGCTTAACCGAATCTTGGACTTCTGGACCAATGGGTGATCCGGGGGAAGCACCAGTAGTAATTCTTCCTCGAACAGTTCGGCGACTCCCAGATACTTCGTCGAAACCGGCAAGGCTAGAATCGCTAGATCAATTTCATTTTGCGTACAACTCTTGATCAGTGCGTCGGTCGTGTTTTCTTGCACGATCAAGTGAGCCTTGGGAAACTCGGACGAAAACTGCTGCAGCAGGTTGGGCAGAAAGTAGGGAGCGATTGTCGGGATCGCTCCCACCCGCACGCGACCACTTTGGCCATCGTCGGTGATCTCGGCTTTGGTGTCTTCGATGATCGTCAACACCTGCTGAGCCCGCGACTGCAGCAGGACTCCGGCTTCGGTCAGCGAGACCGATCGGGCCTTGCGTTGAAAGACTGGCTGGCCGAGCTCTTCTTCCAGCTTCTGAATCGAACGGCTCAGTGCCGGTTGCGAGATGGCTAAGTCCTCCGCTGCCCGCGTGAAGTTGGCTCGTCCGGCAACCCGCAGGAAATAACGCAACTGATCGAATTCCATGGCAAGTGCTTTCGCGTGTGGGTCTATACCTTGAGTGCATGGCAGATAGTAACACAATGCATTCGACATATCGAAGTCGGGCGGTGATACTGCAGTGGCGAAGAATGGCCAGCTGATTCGCAGTGTAAGCGTCGAAATTCACCTTGAACCTAGGACTGATCATGAATTCCACCACTCGCCTCGCTCGTGCAACGACGGGGATAGCGGTGCTATGCATCGCCAGCACCGCGTTAGCGCAAAACTCACAATCACCTCGTGGGAACGAGGATGCGAAAATGGAGGCCACGGGTCAGTGCCCGGTCATGGGCAATGTTGCCCCGGCCATGGCCAGGCAAACTGCGGCCGGCGCCATGTCCAACGGCGATTGGTGGCCCGAACAACTGAACCTTCGGATCCTGCATCAAAATTCCGCCAAGGGCAATCCGCTGGGCGCCGGCTTCGATTATGCCCAGGAGTTTCAAAAGCTTGATTTGGCGGCGCTGAAGAAAGACCTCGAATCATTGATGACGACTTCGCAGGACTGGTGGCCCGCCGATTACGGTCACTACGGTCCTCTTTTCATTCGCATGGCTTGGCACAGCGCGGGCACCTATCGAGTCACCGATGGTCGCGGAGGGGCCGGGTATGGCACGCAGCGTTTTGCGCCGCTGAACAGTTGGCCCGACAATGCGAACCTGGACAAGGCTCGCCGTTTGCTCTGGCCGATCAAGCAGAAGTATGGCAACAAGATCTCGTGGGCGGACCTGATGGTGCTAACCGGCAACGTGGCTCTGGAATCGATGGGCTTCGAGACATTCGGTTTCGCCGGAGGTCGCGCGGACGTGTGGGAGCCTCAGGAAGATATCAACTGGGGACCGGAGAGTACTTGGTTGGGGGACAAGCGTTACACCGGTGACCGTGAACTGGAAAATCCGCTGGCCGCCGTTCAAATGGGTTTGATCTATGTCAATCCGGAAGGCCCCAATGGCAAGCCGAGCGCATTGGAAGCAGCGAAAGACATTCGTGAAACCTTTGGCCGGATGGCGATGAACGATGAAGAAACCGTGGCCCTGATCGCTGGCGGACACACCTTTGGCAAGTCGCATGGCGCCGCGAGCGCGGAGAATGTCGGACCAGAACCGGAAGCCGCGGGTATCGAGGCACAGGGATTGGGCTGGATCAACAAGTACGGCAAGGGAAACGCGGGCGACACGATCACCAGCGGCTTGGAAGGCGCTTGGAGCACGACGCCAACCGAATGGTCGAACCATTTCTTCGACAACCTGTTTGCCTACGATTGGGATCTGGTCAAAAGTCCGGCCGGCGCATGGCAGTGGACTCCCACCGACCCGGCTGCGCAGGGGACCGTTCCCGATGCACACGACGAATCAAAATCCCATGCGCCGATGATGTTCACGACCGACCTAGCGCTGCGGATGGATCCGATCTACGGAAAGATTTCGAAGCGTTTCCACGAGAACCCGCAAGACTTCCAGGTTGCCTTTGCCAAGGCGTGGTACAAGCTGACGCATCGTGACATGGGCCCCGTCACACGCTGTCTAGGACCGGACGTCGCCGAGCCGCAGTTGTGGCAAGACCCGGTTCCCGCAGTCGATCACGAATGGATTGGTGATCAGGATATCGTTGGTTTGAAGCGACAGTTGCTGGCTTCGGGAATTTCGATTTCTAGCCTGGTTGAAACCGCCTGGGCATCTGCATCGACTTTCCGCGGCAGCGACAAACGGGGCGGAGCCAATGGGGCCAGGATCCGTCTGGCGCCTCAAAAAGATTGGGCCGTGAATCAGCCCGAGGAACTTGCAAAGGTCTTGGCGAAGCTTGAAGCAATTCAAACGAAGTTCAACGACTCTCAGGCCGGCGGCAAGAAAGTTTCGATGGCGGACCTGATCGTGCTGGGCGGTTGTGCAGCCGTTGAACAAGCTGCGAAGAACGCTGGGCATGATGTCCAAGTCCCCTTCGTTCCGGGCCGCACCGACGCAACACCGGAGATGACCGACGTGGAATCCTTCGCCGCTCTTGAACCGAAGCTGGACGGGTTCCGCAACTTTTTCGCACACCAGCTGGATCGACCGGCTCCCGAATCGTTGGTTGACCGGGCTTCGCTGTTGACGCTGACTGCACCCGAGATGACGGTCCTTGTCGGCGGCATGCGAGTTTTGAACACGAACGCCGGAAGCGGGCCACTCGCCGATCTGGGTGTCTTGACCGAGCAACCACAGACGTTGACCAACGACTTCTTCGTCAACCTGCTGGACATGAGTACTCAGTGGCAGAAGTCGCCGGTCTGTGAACACTTCTTCGAAGGACGTGATCGCAAGACGGGGCAGGTCAAGTGGACGGCGACTTCGGTCGATCTGGTGTTTGGTTCCAACTCGCAACTTCGAGCGATCGCGGAAGTCTACGCCAGCAAAGATTCGCAGCAGAAGTTCATCAACGACTTCGTAGCGGCTTGGAACAAGGTGATGAACCTGGATCGATTCGACTTAGATCCAGCAGTCCGAAATGGCGCGAAGCTTGTGGTACTTCGGTAACACAAGAATTTCGCGACGGAGTCTTCAACCCAGTGGGTCGCCGGTCGGCTCGGCGCCCGATTGGTGGCAACTGGCAACTGGCAACTGGCAACTGGGGCGTCACGATCGGAAATTCGCCGCGAGGATTGGATTGTTCCGGCGAAGCCAAGGACGGCTTTCGCTATCCGGAATCCAACGTTGTTGAACCTGCCAGCGCATCGGTTGCAAAATTCAGGCTACCGTTGCCACGGAACAAAAAAAAACAGCCCGCCGCAACTGAATGCGACGAGCTGTTTTTTCGTTCAAGTCGGGCCGACAGGATTTGAACCTGCGACCTCCACCACCCCAAGGTGGCGCGCTAGCCAGGCTGCGCTACGGCCCGATGGAGACCAAGGACGTGAGTCCCGGTCACCGATTGAAGATGCAGATGCTAATGAACGTTGGCTCGCTTGACTAGGTGACCTTGGACGATGTTTCGAAGCGTTTTAGCATTCGGCTAATTCATCGGCTGCAAACTCCGCAGCGGATGACCTGTTTTCCCCATTTTGGACGTTCAAATGAGTTTTGCGGATCGATTGGCAGCAGCGGTCAAAGCCACGGGTTCGGTCACTTGTGTCGGATTGGACCCGCGCAAGGCCCAGTTGCCGGCCCCCATCCGCGACGCTGTTTCCGGGGATTCGCCGGATGCTTGGGCAGCCGCCTACACCCAGTTTTGCAACGAAATCATCGATGTTGTGGCCGGCCGGGTCGCTTGCGTGAAACCACAGGCGGCCTTTTTTGAACAACTCGGACCCGCCGGCATGGTGGCTCTGGGCGAAGTCATCGCTCACGCCCGCCAGGCTGGGTTGTTGGTCATTACCGACGGCAAACGCAACGACATCGGCAGCACGGCCACGGCCTATGCGGACGCCTACCTGGGCCAGCAAAGCCCCTGGGGCAGCGATTCGTTGACGGTCAGTCCCTATCTGGGCCGCGATTCGCTAGAGCCGTTTGTCGAAGTTTGCGATCAACGCGAAGCCGGCATTTTTGTGCTGGTCAAGACTTCGAATCCTGGTGGCGGACTGCTGCAGGATCGTAAAACCGATGGCCAGACGGTGTATTCGGCGGTCGCCGAGTTGGTGACGGAGTTCAATTCGACCCGATTGGGGCAAAGTGGATATGGGCCGGTCGGAACCGTGGTCGGGGCAACCTATCCCGAACAATTGGCGGAAATGCGAGCCGAGTTGCCGGGAAGTTGGATCTTGATCCCCGGTTTTGGGGCTCAGGGAGGCGGTGCAGCCGACGTCCAGGCCGGGTTCGACGAGCGCGGACTCGGAGCGGTCGTCAACAGTTCGCGGCACATCATTTTTGCTCACGCCCGCCCGGAATTTAAAGACAAATTTGGGGACGCCCAATGGCTCGATGCTGTTTCGGCAGCAACCGACGACATGAACGCCCAGCTGCGGTTTTAAAACCGACCCGATCGGGCGGCGATTGGATCTCGATGGCGACTTCTTGAAAGTTGTCGGCAGGCATCGGAATTGGGTTGGAACGCCCATTTTCGTCGACAATTTTCGTCCTTCTTTAAAATTCCGCTCAAGTTTCGCCGTTGGTGACGCGGCGGAAGTGCCCGATCACTCTTGCCTCACCTTTGGCGTTGTCGGTATAGCCACCCTTGGTCTCTGTAAGGATCCGATGGTCTAGGAATCGAATCGATGCGTCGTCTTGTCACTTTTCTACTGCTTGCTTTCGTCGTCATGTTGGGCGTCGAATCTTCGCACGTCTCTGGTCAGGGGATGGGGCTGCCCGGTGGCACGACTGCCGCGGTCCCACGTACGCCTGACACGCCGCCCAGCATGCAGGGGCAAACACCCAATCCGAATAACAACAACGCATTTGCCGGGCGTGCAGCTGCCGCTCCGGCAACGTCGGCGATGGCCCCACCGAGTTCCGGCGGCAAACTGCCTCGCACCGCCGGCCAAGTGCACCGCGTGTACGATCTTCGCCCCTACACGGGCTATCTGACCAAGCACGATCATCCCGAACAAGCGATCATTGACTGGGTGTTGCGAGAGACGGGGACCGACGTTTGGTTCACCGAACCCTTTGGTTTCTTGAACGCCGACCGCGATTCCGTATCGGTTTATCACACCGACGAAATGCACGAAGTGGTCAATGGTGTCGTGGACCGATTTGTGGCTGGCGAAAAAGAGCCTCAGGTGATGCACCTGCGGGTCATGACGGTCGGCAACGCCAACTGGCGCAGCCGGGCTCACATGTTGATGCAGCACGTGTCGGTGGATTCGCCGGGCGTGCAAGCATGGTTGTTGAGCAAGGAAAACGCCGCGTTGGTCTTGAACCTGCTTCGTCAACGCACCGATTCGCGCCAAGTCCATGATCTGAACATCGTCACCTACAACGGGCAAACCGAGACGCTGGCTAGCACGCGAGGCCGCAACTATGTCCGGAATGTGCGTCCGGCCCCTCAGGCATGGCCTCCCTACGAGCCGGAAACCGGCGAAGTCCAAGAGGGATACCGATTGTCGATCAGCCCGCTGCTTAGCACCGATGGTCGAGCGATCGATTGCATGATCAAGGCTGAAATCGATCAGGTCGACAAGCTGAACCCGGTCGACTTGGAATTGCCGCTGCCCAACAATCAAGTTCACCGCGCCCGTATCGACGTTCCACAAGTGGTCAGTTGGCGTTTGCACGAACGTTTCCGTTGGCCGTCGGACATGGTGCTGTTGCTCTCTTGCGGCGTGGTGGCCAGTCCGGAACGCGCCCAGTCGGCGATTCCGATGTTGAATATGAGTGCCTTCACCGGGGCGACGGCCGGTCGCGCCGACGCTCTGATGTTCATCGAATTTCGCGGTCGCGCATCCGAAAACTTGACCACCGGGCTGACACCATCGTCATCGGTTCCTCAGGTAGCCACCCAACCGGGCGGTGCGAACCGAGGCCGTTACTAGGGGATTTGGTCGGTCGGATGTCGCTCTGACCCTCTTTGGATCAGGCCCCCTCAAAGACGCGGGGTTTGCTGTTTACAATCGCGGTCTCTGCACTTTTCCGCCGCCTCGAATATGCGTCAATCGTCCATGGTTACCCCTTCGTCTCGCCGTGTCGTTATCACGGGCATCGGAATCGTCAGCCCCCTTGGCAATGATCCCGACCAAGTGCTCTCTGCCCTCCGCGACGGCGTCAGCGGCATTCGCCCGTTCACTCAGGTGCCGCAGGGCGTGCTGGGGATCGACCATGGGGCGGAAGCCGTCGAATTCACCGGCGACATCAAGGACTACGGTCCGATGGAAAAGACGCTGGCTCGCACGATCCGCAAAGGCAGCAAAGTGATGTGCCGCGAGATCGAAATGGGGGTCGCGGTGGCTCAATTGGCTCTGAACGATGCTGAACTGAACCAGGAAAATCGTGATCGTGACCGCACCGGGGTCCTGTACGGTTGCGATTACATCATGTCGCTGCCCGAAGAATTTGCTGGCGGAATCCAAAAGTGTTTGGACGAAGACGGCAACTTTCATTTCGAAGATTGGGGTGCGAAGGGCAAGCCCGAGGTGAACCCGTTGTGGTTGCTGAAGTACTTGCCCAACATGCCGGCAAGCCACATTGCGATCTACAACGACCTGCGTGGTCCCAACAACTCGATCACGGTCCGCGAAGCGTCCGCCGGCGCGGCACTGGCCGAAGCATTTTCGACGATCCAACGTGGGCATGCCGACGTTTTGGTTGTCGGTTCCACCGGATCGCGTATCCATACGCTGCGAACCCTGCACGCTTCGCTGCAAGAAAAGTTGGCGGCCAACCAAGACGATCCCGCGACGATGTCACGCCCATTCGATAAAACACGCGATGGCAGTGTCGTTGGCGAAGGCGCCGCGGCCCTGGTTTGCGAAACTCTGGAACATGCGCAGGCACGCGGTGCGACGATCTTAGGCGAAGTCGTCGGTTACGCCAGCAGTGCGGTGGGCCCGACCGACCAATACAAAGATTCGCACATCCAACAATCGATCGCAAACGTTTTGCGAGGGGCCTTGGGCAGCAGCGAAGCGACGTCCGTTGGACATATCCACGCCCATGGTTTGGGCACGATTGAATCGGACCAGCAAGAAGCACAGGCCATCGCTGCGGTGTTTGGTCCCGCTGAATCACAGCCTCCTGTGACGACGGTCAAAGGCCACATGGGGAATCTTGGCGCAGGTGGCGGGATGGTCGAGATCGTGGCCAGCCTACAGTCGCTGGGCGGCAACCTGTTCCCCATCCGGAACCTATCCGAGTTGGATTCCGATTGCCCGATCAACGCATGCCAGGATTCCAGCACGCCGGCCGGTGATAGTTTCATCAGCGTCAACGTGACGCCACAGGGCCAAGCCTCTGCGATCCGCATCGCAGCCTTCACAGCCTAGCGAGAAGTGGCGTTTGTCGCTCGAAAGTTCTCGTAGCGCAAGTCGCCAAGACTTTCGGCTGGCGTCGCGTCAGGCGTTCAAGCGTCGAGACACTCGCCAGCGGCGAACGTTTTTGTCGTAGCGCAAGTCGCCAAGACTTTCGGCTGGCGTCACGTCAGGCGTTCAAGCGTCGAGACACTCGCCAGCGGCGAACGTTTTTGTCGTAGCGCAAGTCGCCAAGACTTTCGGCTGGCGTCACGTCAGGCGTTCAAGCGTCGAGACACTCGCCAGCGGCGAACGTTTTTGTCGTAGCGCAAGTCGCCAAGACTTTCGGCTGGCGTCACGTCAGGCGTTCAAGCGTCGAAACACTCGCCAGCGGCGAACGTTTTTGTCGTAGCGCAAGTCGCCAAGACTTTCGGCTGGCGTCACGTCAGGCGTTCAAGCGTCGAGACACTCGCCAGCGGCGAACGTTTTTCTCGTAGCGCAAGTCGCCAAGACTTTCGGCTGGCGTCACGTCAGGCGTTCAAGCGTCGAAACACTCGCCAGCGGCGAACGTTTTTCTCGTAGCGCAAGTCGCCAAGACTTTCGGCTGGCATCGCGTCAGGCGTTCAAGCGTCGAAACACTCGCCAGCGGCGAACGTTTTTGTCGTAGCGCAAGTCGCCAAGACTTTCGGCTGGCGTCGCGTCAGGCGTTCAAGCGTCGAGACACTCGCCAGCGGCGAACGTTTTTCTCGTAGCGCAAGTCGCCAAGACTTTCGGCTGGCGTCGCGTCAAACGTTCAAGCGTCGAAACACTCGCCAGCGGCGAACGTTTTTGTCGTAGCGCAAGTCGCCAAGACTTTCGGCTGGCGTCACGTCAGGCGTTCAAGCGTCGAGACACTCGCCAGCGGCGAACGTTTTTGTCGTAGCGCAAGTCGCCAAGACTTTCGGCTGGCGTCGCGTCAAACGTTCAAGCGTCGAAACACTCGCCAGCGGCGAACGTTTTTCTCGTAGCGCAAGTCGCCAAGACTTTCGGCTGGCATCGCGTTGCCCGATTGGCTACTGTGCGCCGTGGTGGCGGCGATTGAACAGGTCGGGGCTGAATGGGTCACTGACACGAGGCAACCGTGCGGGGCCTGTGGGGCTTGGTCCATCGGCTTGGTCTGCCAACGATGGATGTGTGCCCACGCTGGGGCGTTCGGCTAGGTAGGCGTCGGGTCCATGGGCGTCGGCTCCATCGACCATTTCGTCCAGCGGTTGGCGGATCGTAGTCCCCTGTTCGAAGGCGGCGGTATCCGGCGTGTCCAATCCAGGGGCAACGTTTTCGGCTGCGCTTCGTTGCGGATCCGCGGGGACTGCTGCGTCATCGCTGGGCGTCGAGGCAGGGTCCGGAGCGGTCGTCATCTGCGCCGCAACGGACAGCCACAGCTTCAATGCTTCGATCGATTTGGCGTGTCGTGGATCCAGCGGTGTTTCGGATCCACCGTGCGGCGTCATCGCTTTCTGCAACAGGGGGCTGTTTTCGGGGTTCGTGCCATCCACGAACTCCAATGCCGCGTTCAGGTTTTCTCGCGTGATCCGGGACGATGCGCGAGTCCCGCGGCCGGGGACGATCATGGACCAGGGACGCTGAGAATCCTGGCTGTGGCAGTTTCCACAGCGATTGATCAGGGTGGGTTGGACGTGCCCGGCGAAAAAACGCAGCGTGGGCAGGTCGATTTCGATGGGCTTGGGGACAGGGTCTTGATGGTCGACCAGATGGACGTTGCCGGCGACGTCGTGGTGGTGAGCGGCTGCGACCTGCGCTTCGCTCGGTTGGGGCGACCTCGCTCGCGCAATCTGAGCTCGAATCGAAGCGGCTTCAGCATTGTTGGGGGCATGCTGACGAATGACTGCCAATTCTTGGTCGGCCAAGTCAAAGAGGTCGTAACGGACGCACCAACGCGCGTCTCGGAGCCGCGTCGAAAGGTCGTTTCGCGTGCGGTGGTCGACGCGATATCGATACAGATCACGAACCGATGGAGCCCAACAGGCGACTTCTTTTCGGGGAAGTCGAACTTCACCGCCCAAGCCGTCTCGGATGACCACGTATTCGCCTACCTGCTGGGCCAGGCCGAACAGAACATTGTCATTTTGCAGCAAAACACAGGGTTTGGCGGCATGGACGCCATCGGTGGCCGACACCATCGCCGGCCCGTTGGCCTGGATGGGGGCAGACGTCGACGGTGGCATCTCCGACTGCGCAGACGCCTCAGCGCATGGCACGGATGCAAGCAATAATGCGGCCAAGGCCGTTCTTTGGATGGTTTGATTCGCCATAATGCGTTGCAACTAGCATTTGGCGGCCCCCGCCGTCAACGGAAAAAAACGCATCGCTCAGCAAATGTGGCAGCGGATTTCGCAGCGGTGCCCGAGACATGGGGGCTGACCGGCGTACGGTTTGGCAAACGATTAGAGCCGGTCCAGGCCTTCGGGCAGCGTTCCGGCGGCGACTTCGTCATCCCATTGGTCCATCAGTGGCCAGCTGTCGGCAAGCGTTCCAAAGTCTGCCATCTTCAAGTATCCGCGAACTCGGTCGATCGTGCGGTTCATGAATTCAGGGTTGTTCGCGAAGATCGGACCATGGCTCGGTGCCAGCCATTTGACGTCACTGTCACGAATCCGTTCGAGGGACCGCACAAAGTCCTTGATGTCGCTGCCGTGGTGAGCGTCGATCGCGCCGATGCAACCGTCGCGATAGATATTGTCACCGCTTAGCAGGACGTCTCCGATTCGGAATGCCAATTGGCTGTTGGTGTGACCCGGCGTGTGCCAAACTTCTAATTCCAGCGATCCGACGGTGATGATGTCGCCGTCGTTGACTTGGTGTTCGATTTGGACAGGCGGCATTTCCAGTTTTAGATTCTGGGCGGTGATTTCCGCCAACGTGATCAGCGTATCACCGGTTTGCAGAGGCTCGACCGCATTGGGGTGAGCTGTCACCGATGTCTTCAGGATCGATTTGGCTTTTGCCAGACCTTGGATGTGGTCGACGTCCGCGTGGGTGGCCACCAGCGTTTTGCAGCGTGAAAGCGGAAAGTCCAGTTGCCGAATGATCTCGATAAAGTCGTCCACGGTTTCTTCGTAGCCGATATCGATCAACAGCCATTCACCGGCGTCGTGGACCAAATATACGTTGCAACCGAGCACTTCCCCCGCTTGGAAGTTCAGTTCAATGACGCCGGGGAAGA
Protein-coding regions in this window:
- the ltnD gene encoding L-threonate dehydrogenase is translated as MTTAAQIAVIGLGAMGYGMASSCLRAGHPVWGTDLAPEPVERFRASGGQSGKVTDIADTLDIVVVSVLNADQTAAVLFGPDGVAPLMKKGAVVVACATVSPDFARAMARQCSDHGLHYLDAPISGGAAKAANGQLSIMAAGSDAAFDAAAPALDAMAETVFRLGDVGAGSAMKAINQLLAGVHIAAMAEAITFGMTQGVSPEKFLEVIPQCAGTSWMLENRAPHIVAGDYTPLSQINIWPKDLGIVLDIARDAKFAAPLTAAALQQFLAAAGMGMGGMDDAAVAKVYARSAGLTLPGEM
- a CDS encoding hydroxypyruvate isomerase family protein, encoding MTRFSANLGFLWTDRPLPDAIRAAKAAGFDAVECHWPYDTPASEVKRALVETGLPMLGLNTVRGDVGAGQMGLSALPGRRDDAVSAIEQAVSYADETGTKAVHVMAGISEGAEAEAIFIENLSVACDLAMRRRLTILIEPLNAFDAPGYFLRCTQQAKSLIEHVNAPNLKLMFDCYHVGRTEVDVPTTLNKMMPVIGHVQFAAVPDRGPPDHGDVDYRPIFSQIAGLGWDQPLGAEYKPGGDTDASLGWMVKFR
- a CDS encoding LysR family transcriptional regulator — protein: MEFDQLRYFLRVAGRANFTRAAEDLAISQPALSRSIQKLEEELGQPVFQRKARSVSLTEAGVLLQSRAQQVLTIIEDTKAEITDDGQSGRVRVGAIPTIAPYFLPNLLQQFSSEFPKAHLIVQENTTDALIKSCTQNEIDLAILALPVSTKYLGVAELFEEELLLVLPPDHPLVQKSKIRLSDIEPLPFVLLGEAHCLSDNIVTFCRQRSFQPVAVERTSQLTMVQELVSLSHGVSMIPAMARILDDSNRRVYRSLSGKKPTRKIAVIWNPYRFQSRLVEAFKDRLQTYAQQSVQSISET
- the katG gene encoding catalase/peroxidase HPI is translated as MNSTTRLARATTGIAVLCIASTALAQNSQSPRGNEDAKMEATGQCPVMGNVAPAMARQTAAGAMSNGDWWPEQLNLRILHQNSAKGNPLGAGFDYAQEFQKLDLAALKKDLESLMTTSQDWWPADYGHYGPLFIRMAWHSAGTYRVTDGRGGAGYGTQRFAPLNSWPDNANLDKARRLLWPIKQKYGNKISWADLMVLTGNVALESMGFETFGFAGGRADVWEPQEDINWGPESTWLGDKRYTGDRELENPLAAVQMGLIYVNPEGPNGKPSALEAAKDIRETFGRMAMNDEETVALIAGGHTFGKSHGAASAENVGPEPEAAGIEAQGLGWINKYGKGNAGDTITSGLEGAWSTTPTEWSNHFFDNLFAYDWDLVKSPAGAWQWTPTDPAAQGTVPDAHDESKSHAPMMFTTDLALRMDPIYGKISKRFHENPQDFQVAFAKAWYKLTHRDMGPVTRCLGPDVAEPQLWQDPVPAVDHEWIGDQDIVGLKRQLLASGISISSLVETAWASASTFRGSDKRGGANGARIRLAPQKDWAVNQPEELAKVLAKLEAIQTKFNDSQAGGKKVSMADLIVLGGCAAVEQAAKNAGHDVQVPFVPGRTDATPEMTDVESFAALEPKLDGFRNFFAHQLDRPAPESLVDRASLLTLTAPEMTVLVGGMRVLNTNAGSGPLADLGVLTEQPQTLTNDFFVNLLDMSTQWQKSPVCEHFFEGRDRKTGQVKWTATSVDLVFGSNSQLRAIAEVYASKDSQQKFINDFVAAWNKVMNLDRFDLDPAVRNGAKLVVLR
- the pyrF gene encoding orotidine-5'-phosphate decarboxylase, translating into MSFADRLAAAVKATGSVTCVGLDPRKAQLPAPIRDAVSGDSPDAWAAAYTQFCNEIIDVVAGRVACVKPQAAFFEQLGPAGMVALGEVIAHARQAGLLVITDGKRNDIGSTATAYADAYLGQQSPWGSDSLTVSPYLGRDSLEPFVEVCDQREAGIFVLVKTSNPGGGLLQDRKTDGQTVYSAVAELVTEFNSTRLGQSGYGPVGTVVGATYPEQLAEMRAELPGSWILIPGFGAQGGGAADVQAGFDERGLGAVVNSSRHIIFAHARPEFKDKFGDAQWLDAVSAATDDMNAQLRF
- a CDS encoding beta-ketoacyl-[acyl-carrier-protein] synthase family protein, which translates into the protein MVTPSSRRVVITGIGIVSPLGNDPDQVLSALRDGVSGIRPFTQVPQGVLGIDHGAEAVEFTGDIKDYGPMEKTLARTIRKGSKVMCREIEMGVAVAQLALNDAELNQENRDRDRTGVLYGCDYIMSLPEEFAGGIQKCLDEDGNFHFEDWGAKGKPEVNPLWLLKYLPNMPASHIAIYNDLRGPNNSITVREASAGAALAEAFSTIQRGHADVLVVGSTGSRIHTLRTLHASLQEKLAANQDDPATMSRPFDKTRDGSVVGEGAAALVCETLEHAQARGATILGEVVGYASSAVGPTDQYKDSHIQQSIANVLRGALGSSEATSVGHIHAHGLGTIESDQQEAQAIAAVFGPAESQPPVTTVKGHMGNLGAGGGMVEIVASLQSLGGNLFPIRNLSELDSDCPINACQDSSTPAGDSFISVNVTPQGQASAIRIAAFTA
- a CDS encoding MBL fold metallo-hydrolase → MLTPKPIFPGVIELNFQAGEVLGCNVYLVHDAGEWLLIDIGYEETVDDFIEIIRQLDFPLSRCKTLVATHADVDHIQGLAKAKSILKTSVTAHPNAVEPLQTGDTLITLAEITAQNLKLEMPPVQIEHQVNDGDIITVGSLELEVWHTPGHTNSQLAFRIGDVLLSGDNIYRDGCIGAIDAHHGSDIKDFVRSLERIRDSDVKWLAPSHGPIFANNPEFMNRTIDRVRGYLKMADFGTLADSWPLMDQWDDEVAAGTLPEGLDRL